The DNA region GCCGACCGCGATGGCACCGCCGTTGACGTTCAGCCGGTCCAGGTCGACGCCCAGGTCGCGGTAGGACGGGATGACCTGGGCGGCGAAGGCCTCGTTGATCTCGACCAGGTCGATGTCGCCGATGGTCAGGCCGGCCCGCCGGAGGGCCTGCTTCGAGGCCTCGACCGGGCCGTGGCCCATGATCTCGGGGGAGAGCGCGCTCACTCCGGTGGAGACCACCCGGGCGAGCGGGGTGATCCCCAGCTCGCGGGCCTTGGTGTCGGACATGACGACCAGTGCGGCCGCGCCGTCGTTCAGCGGGCAGCAGTTACCGGCGGTCACGGTGCCGTCGGGGCGGAACACCGGCTTGAGGCCGGAGACGCCCTCCAGCGTGACGCCGGCGCGCGGGCCGTCGTCCGTGGAGACCACGGTGCCGTCGGGCAGCGTCACGGGGGTGATCTCGCGCTCCCAGAAGCCGGCCTTGATGGCGGCCTCGGCGAGGTTCTGCGAGCGGACGCCGAACTCGTCCTGCTCGGCCCGGGTGACGCCCTTGAGTGCGGCGAGGTTCTCGGCGGTCTGGCCCATCGCGATGTAGGCGTCCGGCAGCAGGCCGTCCTCGCGCGGGTCGTGCCACGTGCCGCCGCCCTCCGCCGCGCGCCGGGCGGTGCGGGCCTGGGCCTCGTCGAAGAGCGGGTTCATGGTGCC from Kitasatospora sp. NBC_00458 includes:
- a CDS encoding acetyl-CoA C-acetyltransferase, encoding MPEAVIVSAARSPIGRAFKGSLKDVRPDDLTAQVIGAALAKVPQLDPRTIDDLMLGCGLPGGEQGHNLARVVAVQMGMDYLPGATVTRYCSSSLQTTRMALHAIRAGEGDVFLSAGVETVSRSVNGSSDGMPGTMNPLFDEAQARTARRAAEGGGTWHDPREDGLLPDAYIAMGQTAENLAALKGVTRAEQDEFGVRSQNLAEAAIKAGFWEREITPVTLPDGTVVSTDDGPRAGVTLEGVSGLKPVFRPDGTVTAGNCCPLNDGAAALVVMSDTKARELGITPLARVVSTGVSALSPEIMGHGPVEASKQALRRAGLTIGDIDLVEINEAFAAQVIPSYRDLGVDLDRLNVNGGAIAVGHPFGMTGARITTTLINSLQWHDKQFGLETMCVGGGQGMAMVIERLS